The Listeria welshimeri serovar 6b str. SLCC5334 genome has a window encoding:
- a CDS encoding nucleotide pyrophosphohydrolase, which produces MAKTMAEIQKEVDDFIGGFEEGYFSPLAMMARITEETGELAREINHYYGEKPKKTSEQAKTVAEELGDCLFVLTCMANSLDIDMEQAHDTVMAKFKNRDKDRWTKKEEK; this is translated from the coding sequence ATGGCGAAAACAATGGCAGAAATACAAAAAGAAGTGGATGATTTCATTGGTGGATTCGAGGAAGGTTACTTTTCCCCGCTCGCTATGATGGCTCGTATTACAGAAGAAACGGGAGAACTGGCCAGAGAAATCAATCATTATTATGGTGAAAAACCAAAGAAAACAAGTGAGCAAGCAAAAACTGTAGCAGAAGAACTGGGAGATTGTCTCTTTGTTTTGACGTGTATGGCTAATTCACTTGATATTGATATGGAGCAAGCACACGATACGGTCATGGCGAAATTTAAAAATCGTGATAAAGACCGCTGGACTAAAAAGGAGGAAAAATAA